The Carassius gibelio isolate Cgi1373 ecotype wild population from Czech Republic chromosome B22, carGib1.2-hapl.c, whole genome shotgun sequence genome window below encodes:
- the LOC127987605 gene encoding uncharacterized protein LOC127987605, producing MEGARLKRLKKGVFPTLFEWNHYQEQPQRLSVWERRERPLTPDPDSDAEQEDMDYDVESTGHDYCSVPEAAAVDMVLHENEELKREIEDVRKQLEQTKMMHRFGLSRFAGSDEDIRFYTRFATYNHLMAFWELIEPATHRMIRVTNSKVFKEPGNTRALPAIDEFFLFLMHLALGLKQKDLGHRFQVHQTTVSRIITTWANFLYFVLGSVCIWMPKEKVRAHLPEEFHQFRDTQVILDCTEIR from the exons ATGGAAGGGGCTCGTCTGAAACGTCTGAAAAAAGGTGTTTTCCCTACACTGTTTGAGTGGAACCACTACCAGGAGCAGCCGCAGAGGTTGAGTGTTTGGGAACGTCGAGAGAGACCGCTGACCCCTGATCCTGACTCGGACGCAGAACAGGAAGATATGGACTACGATGTGGAGAGCACTGGACATGATTATTGTTCAGTTCCCGAAGCTGCAGCTGTGGACATGGTTCTACATGAAAACGAGGAGTTAAAAAGAGAGATAGAAGATGTACGGAAGCAGTTGGAGCAAACAAAGATGATGCACCGCTTTGGTCTCAGTAGATTTGCTGGGTCCGATGAGGACATTCGCTTTTATACAAG atTTGCAACATACAACCACCTGATGGCCTTCTGGGAACTGATTGAACCGGCAACTCACAGGATGATTCGTGTCACCAACTCCAAAGTCTTCAAGGAGCCTGGAAACACTCGGGCACTTCCTGCAATAGATGAGTTCTTCCTGTTCTTGATGCATCTTGCTTTGGGCCTCAAGCAAAAGGACCTTGGTCATCGGTTTCAAGTACATCAGACCACTGTAAGCCGCATCATAACAACCTGGGCCAACTTCCTGTACTTTGTCCTGGGGTCAGTGTGCATTTGGATGCCAAAAGAGAAAGTACGAGCCCATCTGCCAGAAGAATTCCATCAATTTCGAGACACACAGGTTATCCTGGATTGCACAGAGATCCGCTGA